ATCTTTTAATGGTTAAACTCCATTTGTACTTCTGTTTATatagtttaataaaaacattacattttcattgtaaaaataaaattttctatttttataaattactaaatataatACACTACATccaagaattattcaattaccCTAACATCTTCAGTGTTATGCTCTATTTTAAGCtacttgaataaaaaattaaaagaaatgaaaacaagaaaataattcataaaacaaataataaaagataAACCTTTAAGTTATTATTGTGCATAACAGATACATACTGAGAATATTTAACTAAttcattatataaattttgaccCCCTAAAAATTCTGATCAACCCTGATCAAAAGATTTACATACTCTTATTCCTAAGACTAATGGATAGTTAATAATTCCATAAGTAGAAATATAAGGTATAAATCATATAGAACCAGAAAAATAACTCACTAGATAATTATGCAAAgacttattaaaataaaataaagaaacattaGAAATTAAATAACCCAATACACCTCCtaccacacaaacaaataaagttaataattttaaataactagGTAAACAAATTATATAGGGAGTAGGAAAAATTAATCAACTTAATATTCTACCTCCAACAATTCTCATTATTAGTAAACCACTTATACCTCGCAATATAACTCAACCTTCATCTCTCAACATGTTTAAAGAACCACAATTTAATTCTCCAGTTATAGTATAATAAACCAACCGAAAAGAATAACAGACAGTCAACCcagtggaaaaaaaataaagaaaaaaagaaaatatattaatataacttAACGAAACAACTTCTAAAATCAAATCCTTAGAATAAAACCCAGCTAAAAAGGGTATACCACACAAAGCTAAATTAGCTACATTAAAACACCCAGAAGTCAGAGGTATATATACTCCCAATCCCCCTATCAATCGAATGTCCtgagaattatttatattatgaatAATAGCTCCAGCACACATAAATAACAATGCCTTAAATAAAGCATGagttaataaatgaaaaaaagcaaGCTTATAAAATCCTATagataaaattcttattataAGGCCTAATTGTCTTAATGTAGAAAGAGCAATAATCTTCtttaaatcaaattcaaaattagCTCCTAATCCCGCTATAAATATTGTCAACCCagaaagcaacaataataaatctCCCAACCATCTACctcttaataaaatattaaatcgaATCAATAAATAAACCCCAGCAGTTACCAGAGTTGAAGAATGAACTAAAGCTGATACAGGAGTAGGGGCTGCTATAGCAGCAGGTAATCAAGAAGAAAAGGGAATCTGAGCTCTTTTAGTTATAGCAGCTAACATAATTAATGCTCCAATAATTTCTATTTCAATACTATCCTTCAtgctttctaaataaaaaatataatttcaacttCCATAGTTTAATATTCAAGCAATTGCTAATAAAAAAGCCACATCCCCAATCCGATTAGATAGAGCAGTAAGTATCCCAGCATTGTAAGattttacattttgaaaataaataactaaacaaTAAGACACTAATCCTAAACCGTCTCATCCTaataaaattctaattaaattaggactaataattaataacattattgacaatacaaacattaaaactaatataataaaacgattaatatttgtatctccTCTCATATATTCCTTTCTATAATAAATTACT
The DNA window shown above is from Bactrocera dorsalis isolate Fly_Bdor unplaced genomic scaffold, ASM2337382v1 BdCtg492, whole genome shotgun sequence and carries:
- the LOC125780313 gene encoding LOW QUALITY PROTEIN: NADH-ubiquinone oxidoreductase chain 5-like (The sequence of the model RefSeq protein was modified relative to this genomic sequence to represent the inferred CDS: substituted 4 bases at 4 genomic stop codons); translated protein: YYLYHLFLLIASLVIYYRKEYMRGDTNINRFIILVLMFVLSIMLLIISPNLIRILLGXDGLGLVSYCLVIYFQNVKSYNAGILTALSNRIGDVAFLLAIAXILNYGSXNYIFYLESMKDSIEIEIIGALIMLAAITKRAQIPFSSXLPAAIAAPTPVSALVHSSTLVTAGVYLLIRFNILLRGRWLGDLLLLLSGLTIFIAGLGANFEFDLKKIIALSTLRQLGLIIRILSIGFYKLAFFHLLTHALFKALLFMCAGAIIHNINNSQDIRLIGGLGVYIPLTSGCFNVANLALCGIPFLAGFYSKDLILEVVSLSYINIFSFFLYFFSTGLTVCYSFRLVYYTITGELNCGSLNMLRDEG